Genomic DNA from Nevskia ramosa DSM 11499:
CGGCAAACACGTCGCGCCCGGTCAGTTCGCAGAACTCCGACGACACCGACATCAAGGTGCCGGCCAGGCCGATAATCGCGTAGTACAAGCGAGCCGGATCGCCCCCGCGCACGCGCCCTTCGGCCTGGGCGCGAATGATCATGCCGATCACCTGCTCGAACGAGGCGCGCAGATGCGTTTCGATCAGCCAGTGGATGCGGCCGCTGCCCTGAGTGCTCTGCTGAACCATGATCCGGTGCAGTTGCGGCACGCGCGCGGAGAAGCGCACGAAGTTCTCGATGAACGCGTGCAGGCCGGCCACGGCATCGCCGATACCGGTGAGACCGAGCCGCTGCTCGAACTCGAGCCGGTAATGGCCGATCACGTCTTCCATGGTGCTCAGCCACAGCTGCTCTTTCGACTCGAAGTGATAGAGCAGCAGTGGATGGCTGACGCCGGCGCGCTCGGCCACCGCTCGCGTCGACGTGCCCTCGAAGCCGAAGGCACCGAAGCATTCGAGCGCAGCGTGAAGGACCTGCTCGCGCACCTCGGCGCCGCGCGGCTTCTTGGCGGTGCCTTTCGGCTTCTTCGGCACCGGCGCTGGTGCGGTAGTCAAGCGTGCAGCGTGGTTGCGCCGCTGGCCACGAGCGTTCTTGGCGACCTCGGTGGCGGGCGCTTCGACGGTGCTGCGCTTCTTTATCGGTTCGCTCATCGGCGAAGCCTAAGCAATTCCGGCTTCAGTCGATATCGATGACGATCTTGCCGAAGTGCTGGCCGGACAGCTGATAGCGGAAAGCATCCGCCAGTTTGCCCAGCGGAAACCGGGCATCGATGATCGGCTTCATGCCGCTCTTCTCGATCGCCTCGACCATGCGCAGCTGCATGGCGCGGCTGCCGACCGCGATCGGGCGGATCTGCTGCTGCTTCATCATCAGCTTGGCCAGATTGATCTCGGCCACCAGCCCACCGAGGATGCCGATGATGATCAGGCTGCCGCCGACCTTGACCGCGCTGATC
This window encodes:
- a CDS encoding TetR/AcrR family transcriptional regulator, with product MSEPIKKRSTVEAPATEVAKNARGQRRNHAARLTTAPAPVPKKPKGTAKKPRGAEVREQVLHAALECFGAFGFEGTSTRAVAERAGVSHPLLLYHFESKEQLWLSTMEDVIGHYRLEFEQRLGLTGIGDAVAGLHAFIENFVRFSARVPQLHRIMVQQSTQGSGRIHWLIETHLRASFEQVIGMIIRAQAEGRVRGGDPARLYYAIIGLAGTLMSVSSEFCELTGRDVFAESEVAKTIRYIDDFVFL